The bacterium genome segment GAGGACCTCGTCTTCGGGGGTTGGGACATCTTCCCCGACAACGCCTACGAAGCCGCGCTCAAGGCCGGGGTGCTGCCGAACGAGCAGATCGAGGCCGTGAAGGACTTCCTGATCGGCATCAAGCCGATGCCGGCGGTCTTCGACCAGAAGTGGGTGAAGAAGATCGATGGCCCGAACAAGAAGAAAGGCGCGAGCTGGATGGAGCTGGCCGAGCAGCTGCGCGCCGACCTGCGGGCCTTCAAGCAGGAGCACGGCTGCGATCGCCTCGTGATGGTCTGGTGCGCGAGCACGGAGGTCTTCCTCAAGCCCGGCCCGGCGCACGAGAGCATCGCCAGCCTCGAGCAGGCGATGCGGCAGAACGATCCCACGATCGCGCCGAGCATGGTCTACGCCTATGCGGCGATCATGGAGGGCGTGCCCTTCGCCAATGGCGCGCCCAATCTCACGGTCGACATCCCGGCGCTGGTCGAGCTGGCCCGCCGCGAGGGCGTGCCCATCGGCGGCAAGGACTTCAAGACCGGCCAGACCCTGATGAAGACGATCCTCGCGCCCGGCTTCAAGAGCCGCATGCTCGGCGTCAGCGGCTGGTTCAGCACGAACATCCTCGGCAACCGCGACGGCGAGGTGCTGGACGATCCCGACTCCTTCAAGACGAAGGAAGAGAGCAAGCTCTCCGTGCTCGACACCGTCCTGCAGCCGCAGCTCTACCCCGAACTCTACGGCGACCTCTATCACAAGGTCCGCATCAACTACTACCCGCCGCGCGCCGACAACAAGGAGAGCTGGGACAACATCGACATCTTCGGCTGGCTGGGCCTGCCGATGCAGATCAAGGTCAACTTCCTGTGCCGCGACTCCATCCTCGCGGCGCCGATCGTGCTCGACCTCGCGCTCTTCATGGACATGGCGAAGCGGGCCGGCCTGAAGGGTATCCAGGAATGGCTGAGCTTCTACTTCAAGAGCCCGCAGGCGGCCGCCGGCCTCTACCCGGAGCATGACCTGTTCATCCAGCTGATGAAGCTGAAGAACAACCTGCGCCACCTGATGGGCGAGGACCTGATCACCCACCTCGGCACCGAGTACTACGACTAGGCCCTGCGTGCGGCAATCGCAAGGGTGAGAGGGCCCCGGGGGACGACTCCCCGGGGCCTATCCCGTCGTCGCCAGCCGGCCGCCGGACCTTGACGGCCGCTGGCGGGCCCCGCTAGCTTGCGCGCATGGACCGTCGCCGCCTCCACCCGGCCGCCGCCGCCCTGGCGCTGGCCCTTGCTGACGCCCCCGGCCGCGCCGCCGAAGCGCCGCCCCGTATCGTCTTCACCGAGACCAGCCACGACTTCGGCGAGGTCGAAGAGGGCGCGCAGCTCACCCATGTCTTCCGCTTCCGCAACGAGGGCAGCGGCGTGCTCGAAGCGAAGGGCGGCTGAGCCTGCCCGGCCGTGCTGGTCAGCGCGGTGGACGATGCGGCCAGCGGCGGCGAATGGATCCCGGGCCCCGTGCGCCTCGGGCCGGGCGAGGAGGGCGAGGCGCTCGTCACGCTGACGCCGCTCGGCTTCGGCCGCTGGGCGAAGGTGCTCACGGTCGCCAGCAACGATCCCGGCCGACCCAAGACGCGCCTGAGCCTCTCCGCCACGGTCCGCAGTCGCTTTCTCGTCGAGCCGCGGGTGTTCTCCCTCGGCGAGCTGACGGCGGGCACCGACACCCTGCTCGTGGCGACGGTCGCGCCCCGGCCACCGCAGGCCCTGCGCCTGCTCGCGGCCGCGATCAATCCGGCGCCCGGCGCCGATCCGGGCGAGGAGGCGGCGCGTTCCGGGGCGCCGGCGGGGCGGGGCGAGGCCTCGCTCGCCGTGCGCCTCTTGCCGCCGCCCGCGGCCGCTGCCGTCGACAGCGGCGCCTGGCGCGTCGAGATCCGGCTCCTGCCCGAGGCAGCGCCGGGTCCCCTGAACGAGAGGGTCGTGCTGAGCACGGACGACCCGCAGGTGCCGGCCATCGAGCTGGCCGTGCTCGGCGAACTCCTGCCCGGGCTCGCCTGCCCCGCACGGCTGGA includes the following:
- a CDS encoding inositol-3-phosphate synthase; translated protein: MSTSPRSIQPARGKLGVLTPGMGAVATTFYAGVELARRGKGRPFGSLTQMAHIRLGKRTENRSPLIRDFVPLAAMEDLVFGGWDIFPDNAYEAALKAGVLPNEQIEAVKDFLIGIKPMPAVFDQKWVKKIDGPNKKKGASWMELAEQLRADLRAFKQEHGCDRLVMVWCASTEVFLKPGPAHESIASLEQAMRQNDPTIAPSMVYAYAAIMEGVPFANGAPNLTVDIPALVELARREGVPIGGKDFKTGQTLMKTILAPGFKSRMLGVSGWFSTNILGNRDGEVLDDPDSFKTKEESKLSVLDTVLQPQLYPELYGDLYHKVRINYYPPRADNKESWDNIDIFGWLGLPMQIKVNFLCRDSILAAPIVLDLALFMDMAKRAGLKGIQEWLSFYFKSPQAAAGLYPEHDLFIQLMKLKNNLRHLMGEDLITHLGTEYYD
- a CDS encoding DUF1573 domain-containing protein, encoding MDRRRLHPAAAALALALADAPGRAAEAPPRIVFTETSHDFGEVEEGAQLTHVFRFRNEGSGVLEAKGG